GCACTACTGGCAAACCTGTTCGCGCGGGCGGGCCGAACGAACGAGGCGCAGCGGATCCTCGTCGGCTTGAGACAGCGTGCGCAGCACCAGGGTGAGCTCGCCGGCGAGATCGCGGTCGTGTATGCCGGACTTGGCGACAGGAAGGAGACGTGGGTGTGGCTGGAACGGGCACGTAGCGCCCACACGCTCGTCCTCGACGATGTCCCGCTGATACTCGACCAGCTTCGGCCGGATCCGCGCATCGATCTCTTTCGCCAGGAGCTGGGACTTCAGAATCGGTAGCGCGCCGACAATGGAAGCTCGAACCCGATGATGATCGGACGGTAAGCCCAGTTCTCGCGACTCAGTCTGTGCGCAATGCGACGGTCGGGTCTACTCGCGTAGCACGAAGCGCCGGGATGCAGATCGCAACGGCTGCCGTCGCGATCAGGGCGATCGGGACGACGGAAAGGTCATCAGGTCAGTCGCGCTGACACCAAACAGCAAACTCGCCATCACGCGCGTCAGCGCGACAGCACCGAAGAGTCCGACGACGACGCCGACGACCGTCAGCTCCATGCCCTGCCGCAGCACCATCAACAAGATGCCGCGCCGTTCCGCGCCGAGCGCCATGCGCACGCCGATG
This sequence is a window from Gemmatimonadaceae bacterium. Protein-coding genes within it:
- a CDS encoding FtsX-like permease family protein, whose translation is MLAIVGVYAVISNLVAQGAHDIGVRMALGAERRGILLMVLRQGMELTVVGVVVGLFGAVALTRVMASLLFGVSATDLMTFPSSRSP